From the Dermacentor variabilis isolate Ectoservices chromosome 5, ASM5094787v1, whole genome shotgun sequence genome, the window ATAGATTTAGTCTGGCGTTAATAGTTGCTGTCCGTTCGCCCAGACCAGTGTATGCACAACGTTGAGCGATTGAAATTCGATACTCGGAGTGCATGACGACCGGAACTTTTTGCACCGCAGGTGATCGCTGGGCACGCCGTAAATCCTGACCGATTAGCGAAGGTGCCCAGGCAACGGCGTGCCTTATTTCGGTCGCGGGTGGACCTACGCTACCGGGGGAGGCATTTCGCGCTGTCAATGGAAAGGATAAGTGCGCGGCACACATCATATATAGCTTGACGGGCTCTTGCAAACGGGTCCAGCGTCGCAGCAAATATTCGAGCGTCTTCGTTTGCGCGCACTGGCGGGACGAGCGCGACTAGAGAGACAACGCAATTCAAAATCTATTCGCTTCAAAAAGTCAGAGAGATCGGTCTGAGTTTGTGAGCTCtaacctgctactctgcacatGGGGAAAGGAAACAAAATAGGGATGGCGTATGACGATATATTGGTGCGATAAGGCTGGTCGTTAACACAGCAGGGTATTTAaagggtgtgttccaattctggccagcgtCGGAGACAGGttacgtagacagctaaggagacagccaCGGCAGCTTTGAACCCAAGTAACGGAACACATTTCGAACTGTTTAGAAGGCGTAtggaagacgcttctgcgacgtAAAGCCACCTCGCGACGACAAGGGgagaaaagcacacattatttgGGTATTTAAACTATTTGCGTCTGCAAACCATCTGCGAACCGTATGCGAACCGTCTGCGGACGTTTTGACTTACATTAAGCGCATAGGAAAGCGTGTTTGAGTTCTCGTGTGCGCCGACTACCTTCCCATCGAGTTCCCAAGCATCCGGCTTAGCCGCCATCTTCTTTGAACAGGAAAGTAACCTCCATAATTTTAATTCGAAAGCTTTATTGGCTCATGAAACGGAAAATCTGGCGCCTTCCCCGTACGTGGTACAAGAAGTCACGTAGCCACAGCTGATAAATGAGAGGCACGCGCCAAGTGTGCGCTGGGTTCcgagcaccaccagatggcgctcactttCGCGCATCAGTCATCGTGTgtgtctttttcttcctttttttctttttcgaataggtgggacattaggcaataaaataacaacagCTGGTGCTTGGTGACAGGGACGGagggatggaaaactttatttgatcctgcaagtagtgataattaaccactgagcgggccactcccacgtcgggaccggaaggccaagccttaCGCCAAGTCGTGAgattgctggacagcccagaattgttcatccaggtccgggctgcgaagtgcagcctcccacctgcaTGCATTCTTTGAACGCCGAGTCCAATTCTTTCgtaagaccagagcatgtgttcgagcgtggctaaagcaccacaatcttggcaataaggctctgtatacgtctccggataaaacatgttcattctccgtgggcaaggataagtaccagtctgtagtaagcgtaatgtaagtgcctgagccctgcttagtttaggatgcggcaaactgtaaaccctgcgattaagaaggtaatacttcgtgatttcaaTGCATGAGGAAGAGGAGTCTCTTTTCTCGGGTagtaccgccacgccgttgcgcagggcagagcggagggtaagatcacgcgctgcctcatgagcggactcattgagattcggaggggctccctcgatcatcccaaggtgagcagggaaccaacataagtagtgttgagagatctcacatgtctgcataattttaagagcaaccttagccaccgagcccctatcaaaggccctaacggccgactttgaatcgctatatacaaaaggcctgcgcctgtcaaccagggcgagcgcaatagcggcttgctccgcgacctctggcctacCAGTCCGAACGGGAGTATTGGCTGATATTGGAACCACATCGTGCGCCTGACAGCTTGCTACGTATCTTTGCATCTGGCTGAAACTTGACGTGTCTCTGGCTTAGTATTCAGAGAGAGGTTAGTTTAACTATCTACAGCTGCGCCTGTTACAGAGTTCTGAATTGATTACGATCAACAAGGCCGCTGGCTAGATCTCAGTAGCAGCTCACTTACCTACTTCACATCACTGATATCCCCCTGCGAACCGAACGTGCTACCGtggtgcttcatcatcatcagcctggttacgcccactgtagggcagaggcgtctcccatacttttttttaggaggttgtggccaattaCTACACCatagtggccaatcctgctctggtgagggagtgcgttaccgcttctggtcaccgggatcaggccgcactccaggcctgtttctgcaattttatcaacacgcggatttctttttaatCTGGTGAAAGATTGGGCGGcatcgggattcgaaccacggtcctcttgcacccGAGgaggatgctctacctctacgccaccgctgcaccctagTAGTGCAGCGGCGGCGTAGTGCGCGGTGCACCCTAGTGCGCGtagtgcagtttgcaccgtcattaCATAGATTCGCTCATGCGGTTTGCCGCTTGCGCACGACATTCATTCTTTCAATCGGCAAAGTTGCAGCGCGTGGCATCGCTGACAGCCATGATGGTGGCCGGCGTGGGCGTGCCCAGCGCGTTTGGCTGTTTGCTTGACTCCCAAACGAGCGCCGTGCGGCCAAATCGGATGGGCGCGCTTGTCAATGGTGACGACTGGACGGCGCACACTAcaccttcacttatgcttgggccacgcgctccgctgttcgcgtTACATTTCATGCCGATAGTACTCTTGTAAGAGGACTGTGACTCCATCCTTCCCTAAGCTTTAATTGAATGAGAATATAAACGCGTGATTGGTGTTTTGAGCAATGAATGTAGCGACGCTGAAATAATGAAACAGCGAACAATGGTTACATTAATGAAAGAAATATTGTAGACAGTAGTGCAAGTTGAAAATTGGTTAAGTTTATTCTCGCCTTCCTCTTGTGCCATGATGAAAGGGGACAGAAGAAGACGGACCCTAAATTTGTTAAATCTACTAACTTTCGACGATGACTGTGCTGCTTCCCACAAAGGAGATTTCTGAAAACAAGCAAAATAATATTGATTAGCATATTGTTCTCCTAATACacttaatgctataaaattcaaATAATTAATAACAAACTCTTTTTGACCATTGCTACATGCGCAGCATACTGTAGCCACTGCTATGAAGTTCGGCATGTGGCCTTTCAGATATAAGTTTTTAACTCCATTGTGTACAACACCTCAAACATTTAATAAAGACAGAAAAGAACTGTAATTGGCGCAAACAAGACGTACTTATATAAAGCACAGTAGCAATATCAGCCCGGgattgctctcttttttttttttttttttggtatgagCTCAAGTATCGCTCTTTTAATTGAACGTCAGACTGTTTCAAGCAACGCATTTCAATGTACGTGAAGTACTTACACTTCTTCCTGCGGAGGAGAGCGGTGTAGTCGTAGGCGCTGCCGAGACCATAGCCGTAGTTCAGGCCATAGCCGAGGAGACCGTGACCGAAACCGTAGTGGCCAGCGCCGTAGCCGAGGgagccaacaccatagccgtagACTGGGGCGGCGTGGTAGGAAGCGAAAGCTGGGGTGGCAACAGCGGTGGCGACTGGGGCAGCGTGGTGGACGGTGGTGGTGGCCACAGCTGGAGCAGCGTGGGCAACGGTGGCGACGGCTGGAGCAGCGGCGTAAGTGGCAACTGGGGCAGCAGCGTAGCTGGCGACTGGGGCGGCGTGGGCAACAGTGGTCACAGCTGGAGCAGCAGCGTAGGTGGCGACTGGAGCAGCGTGGTAGGTGGACACGGTGCGGGTAACAGCTGGGGCAGCAGCATAAGTGGCAACTGGAGCGGCAGCGTAGGTAGCGACTGGAGCGGCGTGGGCAACAGTAGTGACAGCTGGAGCAGCAGCGTAGGTGGCGACTGGAGCAGCGTGGTAGGTGGACACGGTGCGGGTAACAGCTGGGGCAGCAGCATAAGTGGCAACTGGAGCAGCAGCGTAGGTGGCGACTGGAGCGGCGTGGGCAACAGTGGTCACAGCTGGAGCAGCAGCGTAGGTGGCGACTGGAGCGGCGTGGTAGGTGGACACGGTGCGGGTAACAGCTGGGGCAGCAGCATAAGTGGCAACTGGAGCGGCAGCGTAGGTGGCGACTGGAGCGGCGTGGGCAACAGTGGTCACAGCTGGAGCAGCAGCGTAGGTGGCGACTGGAGCAGCGTGAACGGCGGTCACGGCTGGAGCAGCCTGGTAGGTGGACACGGTGCGGGTAACAGCTGGGGCGGCGACGGCGTAGCTGGCAGCTGGGGCGTAGCTGTAGCCGAGGCCGAGACCAGAGTAGCCGATGCCATGAGCAAGGCCGTAGTGGGAAAGGCCGAGGCCGTAGCCGCCGGTGAAGCCAGCGAAGGCGCTGGTGGCCAGAGCCAGGACAATGCAGGCACGGATCTGGGCAAAGAATACGATGTGGTGGTGTAGACATCACATTCGTCTAAACATTAAGGTGCTGCCTTAATGTGCACAGCTTTTCCTGAATATTTGATAGTAGATATCTAAGGTTCCATTTGCTTCCTACATTTGTGTAAACGTTGATGAATGGTGAAATTATTGGAGTACAAATATCTCCGGCTGCCATCAGACTTCGTATAGAACTACAATCGTCCTATACAATCCTAAACGATCAGGGTTTGTCTAATTGCTTTGAATTCGCGTTTTGCATGATGTGTTTATTTATTCGTAACAAGCTTGTTTTGTCTCAAAGCGAGTGGCAGCAATTTGACTATGCGTCCAGCTTCTGGTACTCAAAACTGATTTCAGACCATGGCTTTATAAGGGAGTATTGATCACGAAGAAGCTAGATATTGTAACTATGGACGTAAATATCGTAACGAGCCTACCACTAAATCTCAACGACTGTCTTGCACGTTCATCAAATGTTTGACTTCAGCTTCACTGTAAGCGCAATTCCTTTTAAAGCTCTCGTATGGAGCCAAGCAAGATTCTTATTAGAGACATGCTGGTGCTTCTTACCATGGTCTTTCTCAGCTGCTGACGGTCCAACTGCTGATTTTACCACCGTTCGGTCTCCTTTTTATATCGAGATGCTCACCGGCAGCGCTCTAGCGGTGGCCGAACAAAATGCGTAgatgcaaaagaacaaaaaaagaggaTACATCGCAATTTATGCATGTTTTACCAAAGCGGTTAGAAACGCATTCCGCTACTTCCCAAGCGTTCTATCCTCCTCAGTTAAGGTGAGGTAAAAAGAAGTGACGCTCCACGCAACCATAATGGAGAGGCAGTGCTACAGCCCGACCTTGACATCCTGCATCGGCACGGTCTATCGCTGGTGCCTACACGTATACTCATTTGTGCTGAGAATATACCTTGGCTCGGAAGCAGCGGAATACAAAAGAAGCCGAAGTGAGAAGCTGGGCTGGCGACAACTAAAGGTTTACTGAAGCGCGCACAAAACAGGTTTCCAGATGCACCCGCTGACGGAATGTAGATCAAACTGCGTCGCACGATGCGTGTCTTCTACCTTTATTTTTTGGCAATATTCTTTTTCCTGTGGAGCTTCTTGAGCGCATGTTATACAAGAGTGATTTCGCATTTCAGGGAAACCTATACGAGAAAGCAGTCACGTTTCGTCGCGTTGGCGCTAAGCTGCGCCTAAAGTTATTCACAAAAGCGCTACCAGTTGTGAGACGTAGAATCTTCGCAGGCATTAGCGACACAAATGTAGTTGAAATGCAAGGGTGACCCTAGTCGCACCAGGTACTACTCTTCCTGCACAAAGAGCATTGACTgtgtaatttttattttttcttgccttcGGTATTTTTCGGTCAGTGCGCTACCAGTCACCGTATGGCACGTCCAGATCGCTACCTAGATTGTTCGTCAGTGGGCAAAGcgctaaaaaaaaacaccttctGATTTTCAAATGAACTACTACTGCATTTAAAATGAAGGCCGCCGCATTATTGGTCCCGTTGCATTCGATGGAGGGGCTTGTGGTGTCATATTGAGGAAGGTTGGAGAATGTGCTTGCAACGTCCAAAGGAGAAAAAGACAATGTGGTGGTGCCGAGCTGTCGTTCAACATCAATGCCTCCATTTAATTGATTTTAACTGTAGTTCGCGGGTGGATCCGCGATACCAGAGGAGACATTTCACGCTGTCACTGGAAAAGCTAAGTGCGCGGCACACATAAGGTATAGCTTGACGGGCTCCTGCAAACGCTGTTCAGCGTCGCAGCAAAAATTCGAGCGTCTTCGTTTGCGCTCACTGGTGGCACGAGCGCGACTAGGAGAGACAACCCAATTCAAAATATATTCGCTTTAAAAAGTCAGAGAGATCGGTCTGAGTTTGTGCGCTCTAACCTGCTATTGTGGGCTGCGGAAAGGAAACGAAATAGGGATGGCATATTATGATATATTGGTGCAATAATGCTGGTCGTTAACACAGCAGTGTAATTAAAGGGGGtattccaattctggccagcatcggagacaggTTACGTAGACAGCTAAGTCAGCTTTGAACCCAAGTAACGAAACACATTTCGAACCGTTTAGAATGCGTAtggaagacgcttctgcgacgtgaTGCCACCTCGCGACGACGAGAAAAAGTGTAACAACGCacacattatttctgtatttaAACTATTTGCGTCTGCGAAACTTGCGTCTGCGAACCGTCTGCAAACGCCTTGGCTTACATTAAGCGCATAGGAAAGCATGTTTGCGTTTTCGTGTGCGCAGGCTACCTTCCCGTGTAGTTTCCAAGCGTCCTgcttggccgccatcttgtttgtcatcgtgggtctttttttttcttcctttttaaacATAGGCAGAACATTAGGCAATAAGAtaacaagagtttggtggcgcaacccaccactcagttccaaaggggacgctctatcatccatccatccagcagcagcgggagaaagaaaaaaattaagcagaTACTCCTCCGGAAGTTAAGTCTGTGTAAACATTgggccacttgctcatctccacgcagcctggtgtcattatcaatgttatgaaacttgatccgaccagtacaaGCGACAGCaatgcggcgacacgaactgctgccgtCGGCAGCAGTTCGTGTCACAAGCAAAGTACAGCAGGTGATGGCGTCAGGTGCGCTGATGACTTTCAGATCACTATAAGCCGTTATCGCCCTCTAGCGCCTTATCCGTCTCCGTCGAACCATTGTGAGGCGTGAGCGAACGCACTCCGGTGGTGGCTGCATCTGGCGCGACCACGAGGTCCGTattttgaaagtgatctgcgaaggcGACAGAGAGCGCCGGCTGCTGACAGCCTCGTGTCTTCTCTGTGCTCGCCACTGAGTTCGCGTTGAAGAGAGGCGCGCGGGCTCcagtctcgaaagcgatctgcaatgtatGATCAGTGCGGTGAGTGCTGACAGCTTCGggtgctctgtgttctcgccgcatAGCTCGCGTTGGAGCGATAGGCAgaacgaaggtgaattcgctcgctgctgtgggaactatcttgaaagcgatcgtcttacgagACGGaaggacagacggacagacggatggcTTTTCTTGTTGAGTAAGTATGTAAATTCTTAcgcatttagaaaaaagaaccgcAAAGTTCGCTTGGCGCATTACGTTCGCCGCAAGCATTTCCCGGTAacgattacggttgcataagctgaagttgccgggaagcggcaactgtgtggcctGTCTATATAAGCGTCGCGCGTCGCGGCGCTGCCACTCGGTTCTGTCGTGCGTTCTCATGAGTGAACCTTCGAGTTTTCTCAGTCATTAGCTGCGCCCGGCTCCTTTGGGCGTCCACGCAAGTACGCGAACGAGGCCGAGGCGTCATCCAAGAGACGTCGCAatgcattcatccacgtagggatacctaagtgcacttgatttttttttactttggttCTGTCTGCGCGCAAAGCTGTCTTCTTTGGCGTATTTGTGAGAATTGTAACTAGGCTTAAGATTATTGCTGTCTGCTTAGCCCTCTACTATGCCTCTACAGAGAGTATTAGAACAGAGCCTATGGATCTTGCGGCTAGTCTTGCGTTGTGCTCAGGGTGACTTGTTAAACAGCCGGTCACCATAATACCAAGCAGccaaatgcgtttttttttttcagaatttgtGCTACTAGACATCCTGCTATCCTGTACAAGAGTATTGGCAAAATCAACGGCTGCTACTACAACTACTGCAGCAATGGTTCCCAGCGTGGTATTCGCTGTAACGAAAACAAGCAACAACGTTGCCAACACGTGCGTCTATGTGCTCTCACTACGCGGCAACGGCGCAGCAGTCTGACGAAGACAAAGGGGGGCCCAACGAAGGCACACGCAGCGCTGTGTGTGTTTTTGTGCCTCTTTCCGTCTTCGTCAGATTTTTGTGCGGTTCCCCTGTAACGCTCAAAAGCCGACAAACCTAACTCGGGACTCTCAATGGGTTCCAGTGGCATGCACACCTTGCACACCTTCCAGTGCACGCTATGATGCGTCAGTgggttctttatttatttatttattttgtttattgctttttctttgcttttatgttcatttcttctttttttctatatgtTGCTTTTCTTGTGATGACTGAAAGCGGGGTGGCAGTAGGGGGCTTCCTTCATAACGACCCAATTGCACATATATTTTTGGTTTACAGTTTGCGACGCCTGTTTTGTGATGATCTTCACGCTGATGATGGCAAATACCTGCTGAATTGCGCAGCAGCCGGCGTGCATATTCCTATTTCATGGTTGCGCGCTACGTAAATGGTGCATTTGCGATTTTCCTGCATAGACTCTCACATTTTCTTCTGAAAAATATAACTACATAAATAACTATGATAGCAATGGTAGAGGAACGCCACATCTCGATACGTGGGACAACGGCGATCGTGTTGTTAAACATGTTGCTTGGTAGGACGGCGCGTTGCCCTACGGCTACGCTTAAAATACATTTGTCAAGCATTCGTTGGTCGTCCAGTGTGACCTGGATCTCGGCGACAGGTCCCTCGATCAGTTGCGGCTACCAGCAGCCAACTTGTTGTCAACTGTTAATAATGGGCACAAAGGATCATTGTTTTGGTGCATCATGCTTTGTTGATGCAGATATGTGGATATTGTGCTGCTGtcatatgttttttttatataactGCTGACAGTCGGCTCGACAAACGCAGTACGCAACATTCTGTATTTGTGCTAAACACATGCGTATGAGGACCTGCTGTGTAATTTAAACAATCATTACAAAGGAGTGCGAACAAACGAACACGGAACGCAGACACCACAAGCGTCTCGAACATTCTTAAAACATTCCAAAACAAGATTTTACATTTGCTTATTTCGCAGCATGACTGCATTGTTATAGTTCTAATCATTCGATACAGCACTTAGTTGATAGTGTTACTAGCCCtgtttgtgaagaaaaagaatgtgaaattgGCTATGGTCTGCACCCATTGGCATGGGCGTCGTCCAAAAGAAGTGGTGATCATAGCATCACTGGCCGTCTCCAGCTTCTGCTGTCTTCGTGATTGGTGTTTATTACTTCTGAGTGCTACGAGGTGACAACCATGGGAGAGGGTGCCGACCAACGCAAATCAGCGTTATTGTTCTTTTTTACCAATTATATAGTTAAGAATGCTCAAAGTTCACTTCCCTAGCACCCTAGTGAAAGTAGACTGCTTCCCTCCGAGCCTAATAGCAGTCAATTTCGCACAGCTCATTACGCCTCTCTAATCCCATTGTGACACCGACTAGCTGTAGATTAAACTAGGATCGATGCTTTGAAAACTGAAGCCGTCTTGTCAAGAAGTACTTTCATTAAATGCAGTATTGTTTGTCGGTTTGTAATCCGGCGTGAGTCGTGGTCAATAAATGCACAATCAAGTACGGCATAGAAGGAAACGCGACCAATATTTCACATTGTCTGCACAATTTTAACACTCGAGTTCCTGGCGTGCCACCTGTACGCCCGAAAAATGTTTGCACGTATTTCTTGCGTATTACTTATTTACACAAACTGCAAGAACGCTCcgcaaaaatatttcttttaagTAGAAATAGGCGTATGTCTACGTCGCTAAATTTTTAACCCGTTTACAGGCACATCGCTTACAACGTTTCATAGAACAAAGACGTACCGAATTTGTTAATAAATGAATCTATCCTGGCCTTGACACGTTTGACAGTAACATAGGCCGAAAATTGCAACCTTTTGCCCGATTATGCTTCTTTTCCAACATGCATCGCACACCGATTTCCGTCATCCTCAATCCAAACACCTGAGTTCACAAGtattgcgcacaaaaaaaaaacgttacatgctctgggaatgtgccggcaaccacGGTAATGGGACCacatccgttcgcgacgcgtccgtaATAGCGGCCGTTACCGCACtacaggaagcctcgagctcgcttctccccgacgccgccccagctgcgggggccgccggggaccttctccatgggcgtcgccgccgctgggaggcggctctcaaaagttcagagttggcagaccagatctgggccgtccggcaagccaaagatgccgcctgagtccaaggacttcgagccgccacctgaggccaccacaacgaaactgccggccattcattaataaagtttcttctctctctctctcttacataaCCGATGAGTCGGAATCAAACTAGTGAATTCACCTATACATTATCGCAAAAGTATATGAGCAAGTGCAAATATGGTCGGCCACACCATGGGCGaaaatccacttttttttttttgccatagacGGCTTTGTACATAGTTAAGCTAGGTCTCGTGTCTATGCATCGAAAATCTGGCTCGGGAAACATTTGTGCTTGCTTTTCAGAAACGCTGCTGGAAGAAAGTGGAAACTGAGTGGTGAAACTTACGAATGCTTTTACGTTCCAATTGAGACACTACACTTTCATGATGTGCATAGCGCGACTGCAAACAATGgacgaaaaagaaagcacgatGGAGACAAGCGCCGAGTCCTTTGTCTCCTCACGCACTGTGCACATCGTGAATTATCAACTAGCCCCGTCTCAAACATTACTTTCATGCTTCGCAGAACCTCAGCCTTGACTCGCTTGTAAATACATAACAAGCTGGCGCTCAACTGCTCTGTGTCAATACAGTCCCTTAGAACAAGGCATTGGCCAATCTGCTATGAATGTGGCCAAACTATCGCCCCAATAACGTACTGTGGAGGGTGCCCTTCAGCGAAGCATTCGATAGCAAAAATTTTGGCATAGAACTTTCGGTTGTGCCAGTTTTTTTCCGCTAACCAACAGCTATGAGTAAAAAGGTGTCGTGTTCCTTCCCCAAGTTTCTCTTGAAAGCGAGGTCGTGAATATTACTTTTCTTTGTTACGAAAAGTGGGTTTTATTATATGTGATTGCACAGCACATAAGTTTTTGGTGGCAAAATGCCGGCTTCACCGTTCAATCCTGAACCGGTCTATAAGCAAACGACTCTCGCCATCTctggctcgctcgctcgctaGCACTTTCTTACTCAGTCACTCACACTTAAGTTGTTTTTTAACTATGCTATCACGGGAGCATTACGTCACTAAAATCTCTCAGTCAACGTAAAGTCGTCACGAAACACGCTATGAGCGAAagacattttttttgtgtgtgtgcgctttaTTGGCTTTAGGCGGGATAATAAAAGCTTGAAGCTCATAAAGAATAAACAAGTGGAGTTATCCTCTACTACAAAATGTTTTCATACTACTTCCCATCCCCGAGTCATTACCTCTTATAAAGGAGTAAAAATAATCGAACTACCGAAGTTATTGAGCGAAGCTACAATGAACAAAAAATGTGCAGCCGAATTACGCCAACATACGTTAGTTTTACCAACTACCTTACATTCAGAAAGCAAGGATCAGACATCTGCCAGCTCTTACGAGGTACCAACATCCTATATTACCTTTAAACAGGACAAAGCGTTCACAAGGAGACGTAGACCAGAAATGATCAGGCGTGGGCGAACATATTTATAAGGATGAAGTCGGCCTTGACGTAGGACATGCCATATGCCCCGACCGTATACCGTCAATGCATAAAAATGCTTTATTGCGCAGTATTTTGCAGACTGCACGGATCGGTGCAGACGATTTTCCGCAAGGCATGTGCGTTCTCGCACGTCGCGCTGGTGTCGTAGATCTTGAAGCTTTCGTCTCCGGTCGAGGTGTCAACTGCAAGCGGACAAGGAAGATAGCGACTAGGTAAGCAAAGTTTGAAAATAACCAAAAGCGTAAGCTTATTCTCGGCGTGCTATGTTCTCTAAACGGCGCAGGCACTGGGATGGCATGCATTTAATAGAAAATACATATGTC encodes:
- the LOC142581910 gene encoding uncharacterized protein LOC142581910, with amino-acid sequence MIRACIVLALATSAFAGFTGGYGLGLSHYGLAHGIGYSGLGLGYSYAPAASYAVAAPAVTRTVSTYQAAPAVTAVHAAPVATYAAAPAVTTVAHAAPVATYAAAPVATYAAAPAVTRTVSTYHAAPVATYAAAPAVTTVAHAAPVATYAAAPVATYAAAPAVTRTVSTYHAAPVATYAAAPAVTTVAHAAPVATYAAAPVATYAAAPAVTRTVSTYHAAPVATYAAAPAVTTVAHAAPVASYAAAPVATYAAAPAVATVAHAAPAVATTTVHHAAPVATAVATPAFASYHAAPVYGYGVGSLGYGAGHYGFGHGLLGYGLNYGYGLGSAYDYTALLRRKK